The proteins below come from a single Chitinophaga pinensis DSM 2588 genomic window:
- a CDS encoding lanthionine synthetase C family protein, whose translation MDYKKSAGKILQDISSSLDSFTEKDATPGLLGGYTGAALFYAYYYQLTEKEEHLNKIHQLLERALHDLAATALPFSHCNGIAGMVWCIQHLIKAGFAGEDELEDIFEEVDEVLGKEMLSALQQREYDFLHQGLGIALYFLERNHYTAAEKWLPALVDNLQSTAIETPAGITWKDQLTGLSDQPAGSRSFNLGLAHGVPAIIAVLGMIHRKGIAVAQTETMIRKGLSWLEACQNQPGEENTSLYPVLVDQHHQALTGKQSRLGWCYGDLGIATTLLNAGNWLQDDYYTESALRIFHHTIRNRNIHNSFVHDACLCHGSAGIAHIYRRAWLQTNESFLLNGATDWLQHTLQMNTHKEGPAGFRFLGKDDYENSYGILEGVAGIGLSLIAAIDPDTDPAWDRCILLC comes from the coding sequence ATGGACTATAAGAAAAGTGCCGGGAAGATCTTACAGGATATCAGCAGTTCGCTTGACAGTTTTACAGAAAAGGATGCTACTCCCGGTTTATTAGGGGGCTATACAGGCGCAGCTTTATTCTATGCTTACTATTATCAGCTGACAGAGAAAGAAGAACACCTGAACAAAATACATCAGCTGCTGGAACGTGCGTTGCATGATCTGGCGGCTACTGCATTGCCATTCTCCCATTGTAACGGTATTGCCGGAATGGTATGGTGCATACAACATCTCATAAAAGCAGGCTTTGCAGGCGAAGATGAACTGGAAGATATCTTTGAAGAAGTAGATGAAGTGCTCGGTAAAGAAATGCTCTCCGCTTTACAACAGCGGGAGTATGACTTCCTTCACCAGGGTCTCGGTATTGCCCTGTATTTTCTTGAAAGGAACCATTACACTGCTGCTGAAAAATGGTTGCCTGCACTTGTGGATAACCTGCAATCCACCGCTATTGAAACACCTGCAGGGATTACCTGGAAGGATCAGCTGACCGGACTGTCCGATCAGCCGGCAGGATCACGTTCATTCAACCTGGGACTGGCCCACGGTGTACCTGCTATCATCGCTGTGCTGGGAATGATCCATCGTAAAGGGATCGCTGTTGCACAAACGGAAACGATGATCAGGAAAGGACTCAGCTGGCTCGAAGCCTGCCAGAACCAGCCCGGAGAAGAAAACACTTCCCTATACCCCGTACTGGTGGACCAGCACCATCAGGCACTTACCGGTAAACAAAGCCGTTTAGGCTGGTGCTACGGGGATCTGGGCATCGCCACAACGCTGCTGAATGCGGGTAACTGGCTGCAGGATGATTATTACACAGAAAGTGCGCTGCGTATCTTCCATCACACAATACGAAATAGAAATATACACAACAGCTTTGTACATGATGCTTGCCTATGCCACGGTAGTGCAGGTATTGCACATATTTACAGACGCGCCTGGCTGCAAACAAATGAGTCATTTCTACTCAATGGCGCAACAGATTGGTTACAACATACCTTACAGATGAATACACATAAGGAAGGCCCCGCGGGCTTCCGTTTTTTAGGTAAAGATGACTACGAGAACAGCTATGGCATCCTTGAAGGCGTAGCTGGTATAGGACTTTCACTCATTGCGGCTATCGATCCCGATACGGATCCTGCATGGGACCGGTGTATCTTGTTATGCTGA
- a CDS encoding lantibiotic dehydratase, whose amino-acid sequence MITNKGFYLLRAPLMPVEFLTRFLQLPYEALAEEIKQVFTTPYLAEAIYIASPELSSELRKWQEGQVMSEKDQEKLVLSLFRYLLRMSTRCTPYGLFAGCSTGYTGSATNVYIQPVQAHKQHCRLDMNYVAELAETIARIPAVQEQLRYFPNNSIYRTGDTYRYAAFTVKNKFRQYDLTAINHSVYLEGVLTLAAKGATRKALYQHITDDDITEEEFRVFIDELIDSQILISELEPTITGEEFFHVLIDKLSRLENIRPIYELLCAIREQLTVSQSGIEKYLHTHALVKQLLPETKNKDLVQTDLFLATTDNTISNGVIDDIQAQMEVLWKLSVANKQPDLLHFSKAFSQRYEEQEVPLALALDTEAGIGYGAYTSHYAAYAPLLEEVVTKTTGTADTIPWNNMREFQLKRYMACLQAQQSEVVLTDEDIDYLSTTSTIPIPDSFYMMGSIVSESGATMDKGDYLFDFTSCGGPSAGNLLGRFCHGDAALKELVRECLDEEAGQQPDVIYAEIIHLPEARTGNILLRPQLRDYEIVYLGNGSVPEEKQIPVTDLLVSVQNEQIILRSKRFNKRVIPRLSSAHNFMKGSLPMYKFLCDLQFQQLRHATGWQWQLPVEAPFLPRVRYKHIVLQKCTWLIYSKDHPSLQKNATVQMHFKAFSAIKEALKLPRHISIADGDNELFIDLENASCVHLMVTTLLKREQLTLQEVLQTPEQCWVLGDAGRFTNEIILPFKSNTVQAATVTREQTTDQLQRHFPPGSEWLYVKIYAGINTAEKILTTVIKPLVEQLEANDIIEQWFFIRYTDPEDHIRVRFHHATRKDFWTIVLAELQERLAAAIDPGLIHRIQTDTYARELERYGATTMVVSEHLFAYDSEAVLGCIDLLEGEEGEHFRWLLAIRGVDMLMDDFGYTLARKSTYLKRLQQYFFREFGAGQPLQTQLNAGYRKHMRQISSFLDPLQDAENEIEEAIQLLEKRSSHIRAAIQKVAVRTWDDLLSSYIHMFLNRMLSSNQRKHELVIYHFLSKYYESRLAMLKQQQLS is encoded by the coding sequence ATGATAACTAATAAAGGCTTCTACCTGCTCAGGGCTCCGCTGATGCCGGTAGAATTTTTAACCCGCTTTTTACAGCTGCCCTATGAAGCGCTGGCTGAGGAAATAAAACAGGTATTTACGACCCCTTATCTAGCGGAGGCCATCTACATTGCTTCTCCTGAGCTGAGCAGCGAACTGAGGAAATGGCAGGAAGGACAGGTTATGAGTGAAAAAGATCAGGAAAAGCTGGTTTTATCGCTCTTTCGTTACCTGTTAAGAATGAGTACCCGTTGCACCCCTTATGGATTGTTTGCCGGCTGTAGTACCGGCTATACCGGGTCAGCTACCAATGTGTATATCCAACCCGTACAGGCACATAAACAGCATTGTCGCCTGGATATGAATTATGTGGCAGAACTGGCAGAGACAATTGCCCGGATACCGGCTGTACAGGAGCAATTGCGCTATTTCCCGAATAATTCCATTTACCGGACAGGGGATACTTATCGTTATGCGGCCTTTACAGTAAAGAATAAATTCCGTCAATATGATCTGACAGCCATCAATCATTCGGTTTATCTGGAGGGCGTACTGACACTGGCAGCAAAGGGTGCTACCAGGAAGGCGTTATATCAACACATTACAGATGATGATATCACGGAGGAAGAGTTTCGTGTATTTATCGACGAACTGATTGACAGTCAAATATTAATCAGTGAACTGGAACCGACTATTACCGGGGAAGAATTCTTTCATGTACTGATAGATAAATTAAGCAGACTGGAAAATATACGCCCTATATATGAGTTATTATGTGCTATCCGGGAGCAGCTGACTGTCTCACAGTCAGGCATAGAAAAGTATCTGCATACACATGCGCTGGTTAAGCAGCTATTACCGGAAACAAAGAATAAAGACCTGGTACAGACAGATCTTTTCCTGGCTACTACTGACAATACGATCAGCAATGGCGTTATCGATGATATACAGGCACAGATGGAAGTGTTGTGGAAACTGTCCGTCGCCAATAAACAACCTGACCTGTTACATTTCTCCAAAGCCTTCAGTCAGCGTTATGAAGAGCAGGAAGTCCCCCTGGCGCTTGCGCTGGATACAGAGGCCGGTATTGGTTATGGCGCTTATACCAGTCATTATGCGGCTTATGCTCCGTTACTGGAAGAGGTGGTGACCAAAACTACAGGGACAGCGGATACAATCCCCTGGAATAATATGCGGGAGTTCCAGTTAAAACGATATATGGCCTGTTTGCAGGCGCAACAATCGGAAGTAGTATTGACAGACGAGGATATCGATTATCTATCCACAACATCTACTATTCCTATCCCTGATAGTTTCTATATGATGGGGAGTATTGTGAGTGAGAGCGGTGCTACCATGGATAAAGGCGATTATCTCTTTGACTTCACATCTTGTGGCGGCCCGTCGGCAGGAAATCTGCTGGGGCGTTTCTGCCATGGTGATGCGGCATTAAAAGAGCTTGTAAGAGAGTGTCTGGATGAAGAAGCTGGTCAACAACCTGATGTGATTTATGCAGAGATTATCCACTTACCGGAGGCCAGGACGGGCAACATCCTGTTAAGACCACAGCTGCGGGATTATGAAATTGTCTATCTGGGAAATGGAAGCGTACCGGAAGAAAAACAGATCCCTGTAACGGACCTGCTGGTGAGTGTACAAAATGAGCAGATTATCTTGCGCTCAAAGCGGTTTAATAAAAGAGTTATTCCAAGACTAAGTTCGGCCCATAATTTCATGAAGGGCAGTTTACCGATGTACAAATTCCTCTGTGATTTACAGTTCCAGCAGTTACGACATGCTACCGGGTGGCAATGGCAATTGCCGGTAGAAGCGCCGTTTCTGCCCAGGGTACGGTATAAACATATCGTACTGCAGAAATGTACCTGGCTTATCTACAGTAAAGATCATCCTTCATTGCAAAAGAATGCCACTGTACAGATGCACTTCAAGGCATTTTCAGCCATCAAAGAAGCCTTAAAACTTCCCAGGCACATAAGTATAGCCGACGGGGACAATGAGCTGTTTATTGACCTTGAAAATGCATCCTGTGTACATCTGATGGTGACCACCTTGCTAAAAAGGGAACAACTGACATTACAGGAGGTATTACAAACGCCTGAGCAATGCTGGGTACTGGGGGATGCGGGGCGCTTTACCAATGAGATCATCCTTCCTTTTAAAAGCAATACGGTACAAGCGGCCACCGTTACACGGGAACAGACAACGGACCAGCTACAAAGACATTTTCCACCCGGTAGTGAGTGGCTGTATGTGAAGATCTATGCCGGCATCAATACTGCTGAGAAAATACTGACAACTGTTATTAAACCCCTGGTAGAACAACTGGAAGCAAACGACATTATTGAGCAATGGTTTTTCATTCGCTACACCGATCCCGAAGATCATATCAGGGTGCGCTTTCATCATGCGACGCGTAAAGATTTCTGGACAATTGTATTGGCTGAATTACAGGAACGATTAGCGGCTGCAATAGATCCGGGACTTATTCACAGGATACAGACAGATACCTATGCAAGGGAACTGGAACGATATGGCGCCACCACAATGGTTGTCAGTGAACATCTATTCGCTTATGACAGTGAGGCGGTACTGGGTTGTATAGACCTGCTGGAAGGAGAAGAAGGAGAGCATTTCCGCTGGTTGCTGGCAATACGTGGTGTAGATATGCTGATGGATGATTTCGGATATACACTAGCCCGTAAATCAACCTATCTGAAAAGATTACAGCAGTATTTCTTCCGGGAATTCGGGGCGGGTCAGCCTTTACAGACGCAATTAAATGCCGGTTACCGGAAACATATGCGGCAGATCAGTAGTTTCCTAGATCCGCTGCAGGATGCGGAGAATGAGATTGAAGAAGCTATTCAATTGCTGGAAAAGAGATCGTCCCATATACGAGCCGCCATACAGAAAGTGGCTGTTCGCACATGGGACGACTTATTATCCAGTTATATTCACATGTTCCTGAACAGGATGTTATCATCCAATCAACGGAAACATGAGCTGGTGATCTATCATTTTCTGAGTAAATACTACGAATCCAGGTTAGCGATGCTAAAGCAACAGCAACTTAGTTAG
- a CDS encoding LuxR C-terminal-related transcriptional regulator, with product MIRLYFVNNHPLILEGLHSFFDDENDILIAGHTRSGYGCLKFLMHNSVDIIIIDTCLPDIDSAALCANIRMEYPTVMVLVLSFLKEERYIDRLLQSGAGGYVLNTADKDELLFAVHSVYAGGVYLSPVIKQAMSSERVGLQKNFPPLTRREKEVLSLISEGNTNAEIAEKLFISADTVNSHRKKLLAKLEVKNTAMLIKYAVDNKLLV from the coding sequence ATGATCCGCCTGTATTTCGTAAACAATCATCCCCTCATTCTTGAAGGCCTGCATTCATTTTTTGATGACGAAAATGATATACTGATCGCAGGACACACCCGGAGTGGCTATGGTTGTCTCAAATTCCTGATGCACAACAGCGTCGACATCATCATTATTGATACCTGTCTGCCTGATATAGACAGCGCAGCATTATGTGCCAATATCAGGATGGAATATCCAACCGTAATGGTATTGGTATTGAGCTTCCTGAAAGAAGAAAGATATATCGACCGGCTGTTGCAAAGCGGCGCAGGCGGTTACGTACTCAATACTGCGGATAAAGATGAACTGCTTTTTGCCGTTCATTCCGTTTATGCCGGTGGAGTCTATCTCTCCCCGGTAATCAAACAAGCTATGAGCAGCGAACGGGTTGGGCTACAAAAAAATTTCCCTCCTCTGACGAGAAGGGAAAAAGAAGTTTTAAGTCTGATATCTGAAGGAAATACAAATGCTGAAATTGCAGAAAAACTGTTTATCAGTGCAGATACTGTGAATAGTCACCGGAAAAAATTACTGGCCAAACTGGAAGTAAAAAATACTGCAATGCTGATCAAGTACGCTGTTGACAACAAACTGCTGGTCTGA
- the bla gene encoding class A beta-lactamase, subclass A2, with translation MKNRILSCSLALPFLLLSIHSSAQDNNTRQKVNEIAATARGHVGVAMMSLENGDTMTLNGNDHFPMQSVFKVPLAIAVLDQVDKGKLSLDQVIHITKKELLPFTWSPIREKYPEGTDLKLREVLAYTVSQSDNNGCDILFNLVGGTAYVEQYIHGLGVDSMAIKANEERMASAWKVQYTNWSSPLATLQLLKGIHTGKYLSKASNDFLLKIMKETTTGPKRLRGMLPADAVVAHKTGSSDTKDGLTAATNDAGIVTLPDGSHLAIVVFVSDTKVNEAIREGVIARITRLFWDAAN, from the coding sequence ATGAAAAATCGTATCCTATCGTGCTCCTTAGCACTGCCGTTCCTGTTGTTAAGTATACACAGCTCCGCACAGGACAACAATACCAGACAAAAAGTAAATGAAATTGCTGCTACCGCCCGTGGACATGTGGGTGTGGCGATGATGTCCCTGGAAAACGGAGACACCATGACGCTCAACGGAAATGATCACTTCCCGATGCAGAGCGTATTTAAAGTACCCCTGGCCATCGCTGTACTGGATCAGGTAGATAAAGGTAAACTGTCACTTGACCAGGTGATTCATATCACGAAGAAAGAATTACTGCCTTTTACGTGGAGCCCGATAAGAGAAAAATATCCGGAAGGAACAGACCTGAAGCTGAGAGAAGTATTGGCTTATACCGTATCGCAGAGTGATAACAACGGTTGTGATATTTTATTTAACCTCGTAGGTGGTACCGCTTACGTTGAACAATATATCCATGGCCTGGGTGTTGATAGCATGGCTATCAAGGCGAATGAAGAAAGAATGGCATCTGCATGGAAAGTACAATATACCAACTGGAGCTCACCACTGGCTACATTGCAATTACTGAAAGGTATCCATACCGGAAAATACCTGTCTAAAGCCAGCAATGACTTCCTGTTGAAGATCATGAAAGAAACGACTACTGGTCCTAAGAGACTGAGAGGCATGTTGCCTGCAGACGCGGTAGTTGCACATAAAACAGGTTCTTCTGATACAAAAGACGGTTTAACTGCTGCTACCAATGATGCCGGTATTGTTACATTACCTGACGGATCACATTTAGCGATCGTTGTTTTTGTCAGCGATACTAAGGTGAATGAAGCGATCAGAGAAGGTGTGATCGCCAGGATTACCCGCCTTTTCTGGGACGCTGCTAACTAA